Proteins co-encoded in one Methanobacterium veterum genomic window:
- a CDS encoding PIN-like domain-containing protein yields the protein MKDEFYDEPNLEKLWEKCTFVFDTSVLMNLYTCPEETYSEFINILKNEISNRIWIPYQISSEFQRNSVHGVEKAAKNYEDLKNSINILKNDSKNLAQKITDLNHTFLSSSNIDIQVKENFNGIDAILENISESLRKPDHDKIRNKLNDLFEGKTGNNYSDPKLKEINNEAKIRRIKGIRPGFEENEYSNLILWYQMLDYAKGEKKDIIFVTENPGWWINPEKEQIEPHPSLTKEFSSIEQKFYIYRFMNFLSDSKKYLNLTDVIEELTDFSNKLKGRKSTKLENPPSDIALQEIIDNTLLGESALQKLINQSAAYKTLQKLIDQKVIDENDLHQMITRTLLSENTLQKLINQNTAYGTLQKLIDQKVIDESDLQKMITKTIMSENILQKLIDQNITTKNALEEALRKRTNN from the coding sequence ATGAAAGATGAATTTTATGATGAACCCAATTTAGAAAAATTATGGGAAAAATGCACATTTGTTTTTGATACAAGCGTTTTAATGAATTTGTATACTTGCCCCGAAGAGACTTACAGTGAATTCATTAACATCCTCAAAAATGAAATCTCTAACCGCATATGGATACCCTATCAAATTAGTTCAGAGTTTCAAAGAAATAGCGTTCATGGCGTAGAAAAAGCAGCCAAAAATTATGAAGACTTAAAAAATAGCATTAACATTTTAAAGAATGATTCTAAAAATTTAGCTCAAAAAATTACGGACTTAAACCATACTTTTTTGAGCAGTTCAAATATTGATATCCAGGTTAAAGAAAACTTCAATGGAATTGACGCTATTTTAGAAAATATATCTGAAAGCTTAAGAAAACCTGATCACGATAAAATTAGAAATAAATTAAATGATCTTTTTGAGGGAAAAACGGGAAATAATTATTCTGATCCAAAGTTGAAGGAAATTAATAATGAAGCTAAAATAAGGAGAATTAAAGGAATTCGTCCAGGGTTTGAAGAAAATGAGTACAGTAATTTAATATTATGGTATCAGATGTTGGATTATGCAAAAGGAGAAAAAAAAGATATTATCTTTGTAACCGAAAATCCGGGTTGGTGGATAAACCCAGAAAAAGAACAAATTGAACCACATCCATCCCTAACTAAAGAATTTTCATCAATAGAGCAGAAATTTTATATTTATAGATTCATGAACTTTTTAAGCGATTCTAAGAAATATTTGAATTTAACAGACGTAATAGAAGAGCTTACTGATTTTTCCAATAAATTAAAAGGACGTAAAAGTACAAAACTTGAAAATCCTCCATCAGACATTGCCTTGCAGGAAATAATTGACAATACATTATTAGGTGAAAGCGCGTTACAAAAATTAATCAACCAGAGCGCAGCCTACAAAACTTTACAAAAGTTAATTGACCAGAAGGTCATAGATGAAAATGATTTACACCAGATGATTACAAGAACATTGCTGAGCGAAAACACTTTACAAAAACTAATCAATCAAAATACAGCATATGGAACTTTACAAAAGCTAATTGACCAGAAGGTCATAGATGAAAGTGACCTTCAAAAGATGATCACAAAAACTATAATGAGTGAAAACATCTTGCAGAAGCTAATTGATCAAAACATTACTACTAAAAATGCTCTGGAAGAAGCACTGCGAAAAAGAACTAATAATTAA
- a CDS encoding B12-binding domain-containing radical SAM protein has translation MKITFINPPQTNSKYKFIGVVAPPLGIAYMAAVLEENSFDVSVIDASAMDMTWETLEDEIGENSPELVAITALTPTIEQALKTAQLVKKVCPDTVVVMGGYHPTFNYQELLEKDFVDIVTIGEGEYTMLELAKTLENDGDLAEVKGIAFDNVVTPPRPLIMDLDSLPFPALHLLPMDHYRLLNMKTNVATMITSRGCPMQCSFCASAALHGPKMRLRSPEKIVDEMEYLIKEYGVETIAFMDDTFTLYSKRVKQICAEIKKRNMNVFWGCTARVDTLSEEVLKEMREAGCITIFMGVESADQQVLDQVNKKTTVDKIKHAFEVSRKEKIRTIASVVLGMPGDTKESMGRTIKFVQELKPSYAIFSLATPYPGTRFYQQMKEKNLIKVKDWSKYTLISPIIDTMECSLEELRKIQSNAFRKFYLRPRYILSQVWMDGPILLKTLVAVIRKVA, from the coding sequence ATGAAAATAACATTCATAAACCCCCCACAGACCAACTCAAAGTACAAGTTTATAGGCGTAGTAGCTCCCCCTCTTGGAATAGCTTATATGGCTGCCGTTTTAGAGGAAAATAGCTTTGATGTAAGTGTTATTGATGCTTCTGCTATGGATATGACATGGGAAACTCTGGAGGATGAAATAGGGGAAAATTCTCCGGAGTTAGTGGCCATTACAGCATTAACTCCTACTATAGAGCAGGCTTTGAAAACAGCACAGCTGGTGAAAAAAGTTTGTCCAGACACTGTGGTTGTAATGGGAGGTTATCATCCTACATTTAATTATCAGGAACTTTTAGAGAAGGATTTTGTGGATATTGTAACAATAGGAGAAGGCGAGTACACCATGCTTGAACTGGCTAAAACGCTTGAAAATGATGGTGATCTGGCTGAAGTTAAAGGAATAGCATTTGATAACGTAGTTACGCCTCCTCGCCCACTTATAATGGATTTAGATAGTCTTCCATTTCCAGCACTGCATCTCCTTCCTATGGATCATTACAGGCTTTTGAATATGAAAACCAATGTAGCTACAATGATCACCAGCAGGGGCTGTCCCATGCAGTGTTCATTTTGCGCTTCAGCTGCTCTTCACGGCCCTAAAATGCGCTTAAGATCACCTGAAAAAATAGTGGATGAGATGGAATATCTAATAAAGGAGTATGGTGTGGAAACAATAGCATTTATGGATGATACATTCACCCTTTACAGTAAAAGGGTGAAACAGATATGTGCCGAGATCAAAAAAAGGAACATGAATGTTTTCTGGGGCTGTACAGCTAGAGTCGATACCTTATCTGAGGAAGTATTAAAAGAGATGAGGGAGGCAGGATGTATAACTATATTTATGGGCGTGGAGTCAGCAGATCAGCAAGTCCTGGATCAAGTAAACAAAAAAACTACTGTTGATAAGATCAAGCACGCATTTGAAGTATCTCGGAAAGAAAAAATCCGTACTATTGCTTCAGTAGTATTGGGAATGCCTGGAGATACTAAAGAGAGTATGGGAAGGACTATAAAGTTTGTGCAGGAATTAAAGCCATCTTATGCTATTTTTAGCCTGGCAACACCCTATCCTGGAACCAGGTTTTACCAGCAGATGAAGGAGAAAAATCTGATTAAAGTTAAGGACTGGTCTAAATATACCCTTATTTCGCCTATTATAGATACCATGGAATGTTCCTTAGAAGAGCTTAGAAAGATTCAAAGCAACGCTTTTCGTAAGTTCTACCTGCGTCCAAGGTATATCCTTAGTCAGGTATGGATGGACGGCCCTATACTCTTAAAAACACTGGTTGCTGTTATCCGAAAAGTAGCATAG
- a CDS encoding carbohydrate kinase family protein: MIKKTDLLAIGHTALDSIVLVKEFPSPNSSTLIKQIKNFDGGAAANVAVVASTLGLKSALVSAVGDEFKASNYHNKLKTMGVDTDDMIVIENEKTPMAWVFTDSNNDQISYFYWGAAAYFKESEPPERAIKKATAVHLATGDPCFNRRSGEVASEFQKLISFDPGQDLHMYSPEKLKSVIKVCNILFGNHYEIDRILKTLNMDINELRSIGPEIIVKTYGKDGSVIYADKKIKIDSILRTPVDPTGAGDSYRAAFLNAYLNDKDLEYCGKFASAVSSFIVEAEGCQTNVPDYNMTIERMKEKWDE, from the coding sequence CTGATTAAAAAAACAGATCTTCTAGCCATTGGGCACACAGCTTTAGATTCCATAGTTCTTGTTAAGGAATTTCCATCTCCAAATTCGTCAACACTGATAAAACAGATAAAAAACTTCGATGGAGGAGCAGCTGCAAATGTAGCAGTGGTGGCATCTACATTAGGACTTAAGTCAGCACTGGTATCTGCTGTTGGAGACGAATTTAAAGCTTCAAATTATCACAATAAGCTTAAAACTATGGGAGTAGACACTGACGATATGATAGTGATTGAAAATGAAAAAACACCCATGGCATGGGTTTTTACAGATTCTAACAATGATCAGATAAGTTATTTCTACTGGGGGGCTGCAGCTTACTTTAAAGAATCTGAACCTCCTGAAAGAGCTATTAAAAAGGCAACTGCAGTTCATCTAGCAACAGGCGACCCCTGCTTCAATCGAAGGTCCGGTGAAGTGGCCAGCGAATTTCAAAAATTGATATCATTTGATCCAGGACAAGATCTTCACATGTACTCTCCAGAAAAGCTTAAAAGTGTTATAAAAGTCTGTAACATTCTTTTTGGAAACCATTACGAAATTGACAGAATTTTAAAAACATTGAATATGGATATCAACGAACTGAGATCTATAGGGCCTGAAATTATAGTTAAAACATATGGTAAAGACGGAAGCGTGATATACGCTGATAAAAAAATTAAAATAGATTCAATACTCAGAACCCCCGTAGACCCAACGGGAGCTGGAGATTCGTATCGTGCTGCATTCTTAAATGCTTATTTAAATGACAAAGATCTAGAATACTGTGGAAAATTCGCTTCTGCTGTTTCATCGTTCATTGTAGAGGCTGAAGGGTGCCAGACCAATGTTCCAGATTATAATATGACCATTGAAAGAATGAAAGAAAAATGGGATGAATAA
- a CDS encoding glutamine synthetase family protein, protein MVNKKSVVPSDIEFIRILWCDNANIIRAKSIYKNSSEDSRYYVGISEGQQGVPAVYDAVVEESGLSPVGEVQLKADLSSFTPVPYSPGHGRFIGDMKKRGETWDYCPRGFLKRMVNKAAEMGFSVKGAFENEFYLLKKTEDGILSADSTSFASTYSMDINREIIDEMVKALILQGMEVQQYHAESGPGQQEITVKYDEALKACDNQIIFRETVRAIAGKYGLTASFLPKIFVDKAGSGCHLHLSLWREGKNILPDFEERYGISKVGSQFIAGVLHHLPALMAVTTPITNSYHRIKPHYWSGAFQCWGIGNREAAIRVIQEFDGEIKNFELKTVDASSNPYLALGAVIAAGIDGVTQEMELERPVQEDPGNILQGKDYKIKILPSRLENAIEELEKDEIIMDAMGKELSKAYIAVKKAEIEYLKNFNLEKEVELLLEKY, encoded by the coding sequence ATGGTTAATAAAAAATCTGTTGTACCTTCCGATATTGAGTTTATCAGAATACTTTGGTGTGATAATGCAAACATAATAAGGGCAAAATCGATTTATAAGAATTCTTCGGAGGATTCTAGGTATTATGTAGGCATTTCTGAAGGTCAGCAGGGAGTACCTGCAGTATATGATGCTGTCGTTGAAGAAAGCGGACTTAGTCCAGTAGGTGAAGTCCAGCTTAAAGCGGATCTTTCAAGTTTTACGCCTGTCCCATATTCTCCAGGTCATGGGCGTTTTATAGGGGATATGAAAAAAAGGGGAGAGACGTGGGATTACTGCCCCCGAGGGTTTTTAAAAAGGATGGTCAATAAAGCTGCAGAAATGGGATTTTCAGTTAAAGGGGCATTTGAAAATGAATTTTACCTTTTAAAGAAAACTGAAGATGGAATTTTGTCTGCTGATAGTACTTCCTTTGCATCAACTTATTCTATGGATATAAATAGAGAAATTATTGATGAAATGGTTAAAGCACTCATTTTGCAGGGTATGGAAGTCCAGCAGTACCATGCTGAATCTGGACCTGGACAACAGGAAATTACAGTTAAGTACGACGAGGCTCTCAAGGCATGTGATAATCAAATAATATTTAGGGAAACTGTAAGGGCAATTGCAGGTAAATATGGTTTAACAGCATCATTTCTTCCTAAAATATTTGTGGATAAAGCTGGAAGCGGATGTCATTTGCATTTGAGCCTGTGGAGGGAAGGTAAAAATATTTTACCTGATTTTGAAGAAAGATATGGAATTTCTAAGGTAGGGAGTCAGTTTATAGCTGGTGTTTTGCATCACTTGCCTGCACTTATGGCCGTAACCACCCCAATTACCAACTCTTATCATAGAATTAAACCGCATTACTGGAGTGGAGCTTTTCAGTGCTGGGGAATTGGTAATAGGGAGGCTGCTATTAGGGTTATTCAGGAATTTGATGGGGAGATCAAGAATTTTGAGTTAAAAACAGTAGATGCGTCTTCTAATCCTTATCTGGCACTGGGGGCAGTTATTGCAGCAGGAATTGATGGAGTAACACAGGAAATGGAACTGGAAAGGCCTGTTCAGGAAGATCCTGGAAATATTTTACAGGGAAAAGATTATAAAATAAAAATTCTACCTTCCAGACTGGAAAATGCAATTGAAGAGCTGGAAAAAGATGAAATAATCATGGATGCAATGGGAAAGGAACTTTCCAAAGCTTATATTGCAGTTAAAAAAGCAGAAATAGAATATTTAAAAAATTTTAATTTAGAAAAAGAAGTGGAACTACTCCTTGAGAAATATTAG
- a CDS encoding coiled-coil domain-containing protein, producing MGILKKKISKYNKYVIEIESEELEANDLKNIEDVIIVSKKDFENELNKSKELSAKLESKGLEIKLKGLKLQEKDIEIQKAKSEIEELKETYNSKITTLEDNYATKSNELSLLLNNKETELEDLKNKYSKLKEEFEHKSNSLKDKLEEKETIHNQMEVYRIGNIGLKNEIESKTKEINELKNGYNQLKTNYDELKGNYSNIQDIKSQHEKEIEKLRSSTNKLGMIQVEHNKLVNNYRHLQEVVNKKDKTINELESKKRKLEQYLSMSMEAITTLKNLGLFNRLFNRIPEGIEELQEDIKKLQPPKEIEIEPVRAKKTTDVLGIKEDNFEDL from the coding sequence ATGGGTATCTTAAAGAAAAAAATCAGCAAGTACAACAAATATGTCATTGAGATTGAGAGCGAAGAACTTGAAGCTAATGATCTTAAAAACATTGAAGATGTTATCATCGTCAGCAAAAAAGACTTTGAAAATGAGTTGAATAAATCTAAGGAATTATCAGCAAAACTAGAATCTAAAGGCTTAGAGATTAAATTAAAAGGCCTTAAACTTCAGGAAAAAGACATAGAAATTCAGAAAGCAAAATCAGAAATTGAAGAACTTAAAGAAACCTACAACTCTAAAATTACTACGCTTGAAGATAATTATGCAACTAAATCAAATGAATTATCTCTTTTACTCAATAATAAAGAAACTGAACTTGAAGATCTTAAAAATAAATACAGTAAACTCAAAGAAGAATTTGAACATAAATCTAACTCTTTAAAAGATAAGCTCGAAGAAAAGGAAACCATACACAATCAGATGGAAGTTTATCGAATTGGAAATATAGGACTTAAAAATGAAATTGAGAGCAAAACAAAAGAGATTAATGAATTAAAAAATGGATATAACCAGTTAAAAACTAATTATGACGAATTAAAAGGCAATTATAGTAATATCCAGGATATTAAATCCCAGCATGAGAAGGAAATAGAAAAACTTCGATCAAGTACAAATAAACTCGGGATGATCCAGGTAGAACACAATAAATTAGTTAATAATTACAGACATCTTCAGGAAGTAGTAAATAAGAAAGATAAAACTATAAATGAATTAGAATCTAAAAAACGGAAGTTAGAACAGTATCTTTCAATGTCAATGGAAGCCATAACTACTTTAAAAAACCTTGGATTATTTAATAGATTGTTTAATAGAATTCCAGAGGGTATAGAAGAACTGCAGGAAGATATTAAAAAGTTACAACCTCCAAAAGAAATAGAAATAGAACCTGTAAGAGCTAAAAAAACTACAGATGTCTTGGGAATAAAAGAAGATAATTTCGAAGACCTTTAG
- a CDS encoding helix-turn-helix domain-containing protein: MKYHPKVSLIIEGHTFSYKLFEALEHVSRTYSQRKAAQELNISHAVLNRRIKEAEEKLGFKLLAATGAGSELTGNATKILQKYKKYTNRLKDHEKIIICGGYASSRLMETLSSKYGLNAAVYRTSDKNAIHLANLDMVDILTLDDPVHAFIQNLDFVPIAYDHLVLVSGARTHHDIKELNGRNFVEILDSPQRLAWNTLDDNKIQYKLAREFKLPYDALRFVQKNPEFYTFINSSLWEGSDIIKNDTRHIISCVICNKEDKRINDFLNFILTFKGQRLVEKCGFESVR, from the coding sequence ATGAAATACCATCCAAAGGTAAGCCTTATAATAGAAGGACATACATTTAGTTATAAACTTTTTGAAGCGCTTGAACACGTATCCAGAACATACTCCCAGCGGAAAGCTGCTCAAGAATTAAACATATCTCATGCAGTGCTGAACCGGCGCATTAAGGAAGCTGAAGAAAAACTTGGTTTTAAACTTCTCGCTGCAACTGGTGCAGGTTCTGAGCTGACAGGGAACGCAACAAAAATCCTTCAAAAGTATAAAAAATATACAAATAGACTTAAAGATCATGAAAAAATCATTATTTGCGGAGGATATGCTTCTTCGAGGCTTATGGAAACGTTATCATCAAAATATGGTTTAAATGCTGCAGTATACAGAACAAGTGATAAAAATGCAATTCATCTCGCTAACCTCGATATGGTGGATATTCTAACACTTGACGACCCCGTGCACGCATTTATACAAAATTTAGACTTTGTACCAATTGCATATGACCACCTGGTTCTCGTATCCGGCGCAAGAACACATCATGACATCAAGGAGTTAAATGGGAGAAATTTTGTTGAAATTCTTGATTCACCCCAAAGGCTGGCATGGAATACACTGGACGATAATAAAATTCAGTATAAATTAGCGCGGGAATTTAAATTACCCTATGATGCCCTAAGATTTGTCCAAAAAAATCCTGAATTTTATACATTTATAAACAGCAGCCTATGGGAAGGCTCAGATATTATAAAAAATGATACAAGGCACATCATAAGTTGCGTTATATGTAATAAAGAAGATAAAAGAATAAATGACTTTTTAAATTTCATTTTGACGTTTAAGGGGCAGAGATTAGTTGAAAAGTGCGGATTTGAAAGTGTAAGATAA
- the hxlB gene encoding 6-phospho-3-hexuloisomerase yields the protein MILNEAIDEIVDNIKGVSSEIDSERIEEMLDMLINANNVFIIGLGRSGLVARAFAMRLMHLGISVYVVGETITPAIYADDCLLAISGSGETSFIISTAKISKKRGAKIIAVTSYEDSTLGGLSDLIMPIKGRTKIDTEKDYIKRQINGRHQPLSPLGTLFEVSTFIFLEGVIAELMHKMGKTEEDLKARHTVLE from the coding sequence ATGATTTTAAATGAGGCTATAGATGAAATAGTGGACAATATTAAGGGTGTATCATCAGAAATTGACAGTGAACGCATTGAAGAAATGCTGGACATGCTAATTAATGCAAACAATGTTTTTATAATAGGTCTTGGAAGATCTGGACTGGTTGCAAGGGCCTTTGCTATGAGGTTAATGCATCTTGGAATAAGTGTGTATGTGGTCGGGGAAACTATAACTCCAGCTATATATGCTGATGACTGTTTACTTGCAATTTCAGGGTCAGGAGAGACCAGTTTTATTATAAGCACAGCTAAAATAAGTAAAAAAAGAGGGGCAAAAATAATTGCTGTAACATCTTATGAAGACTCAACCCTTGGGGGTCTTTCTGATTTGATAATGCCAATTAAAGGCAGAACTAAAATTGACACAGAAAAAGATTATATTAAACGTCAGATAAACGGAAGGCATCAACCACTGTCTCCACTTGGAACTTTATTTGAAGTATCAACTTTTATATTCCTTGAAGGTGTCATAGCTGAGCTCATGCATAAAATGGGAAAAACAGAAGAAGATTTGAAGGCGAGGCATACTGTTTTGGAGTGA
- a CDS encoding SagB/ThcOx family dehydrogenase: protein MSRKGKIILIILIILLGITIAYLVWPQPTTTSNSQRIVISTVNLPSPIVQGNVSVEQAIQNRRSVRHYTNQSITLQDVSQLMWAAQGITDKANNLRSVPSGGQVYPLEVYIIVGKDGVTGLSEGVYHYNPYNNTLEKTSESDVRSDLSQAANGQAWVKEAPVDIVITGDYSKMVAKYKDETLCTRFVNLEAGHAGENIYLEAEARGLVTVALGSFKDDQVHTVLGLSENENTIYIYPVGYSAYNT, encoded by the coding sequence ATGTCCAGAAAAGGAAAAATTATTCTAATTATTCTAATTATCTTACTTGGTATAACAATTGCTTATCTAGTCTGGCCTCAACCTACAACAACCAGTAACAGCCAGAGAATAGTTATCAGCACAGTAAATCTTCCAAGCCCTATAGTTCAGGGTAACGTGTCTGTGGAGCAAGCTATACAAAATAGACGTTCTGTAAGGCATTATACTAATCAATCTATAACTTTACAAGACGTTTCACAGCTTATGTGGGCTGCGCAGGGAATCACTGATAAAGCTAACAACTTAAGATCGGTACCCTCCGGCGGACAGGTCTATCCACTGGAAGTATATATTATTGTAGGTAAAGATGGGGTAACAGGGTTAAGTGAAGGAGTATATCATTATAATCCTTATAACAACACACTGGAGAAAACATCAGAAAGTGATGTTCGTTCAGATTTATCACAGGCTGCAAACGGACAGGCATGGGTAAAAGAAGCTCCAGTAGATATCGTAATTACTGGAGATTACAGTAAAATGGTGGCTAAATATAAAGATGAAACACTTTGTACTCGATTTGTGAATTTAGAAGCAGGGCATGCTGGAGAAAATATTTACCTGGAAGCTGAAGCCAGAGGTCTGGTAACAGTAGCATTAGGTTCATTTAAAGACGACCAGGTCCATACAGTTCTCGGCCTTTCAGAGAATGAAAATACGATATATATTTATCCAGTAGGATATTCTGCGTATAACACATAG
- the fdhD gene encoding formate dehydrogenase accessory sulfurtransferase FdhD: protein MAEMFKKVNATRIDNGISQVEEKIVNDEQIKIIINETVTRSFSISPNSLKEFAVGYLLGEGLAVSVDNITEIKVEDYTINVTVDLADFDIRKELIVGSDCFGGWRTKIDYINEVDSDYTVSKEDIFEGFKKLKEEAHVWQETGGTHIAGLVNKDTNEFIGIEDVSRHVAVDKVIGASALKKIDFSRSFLVYSGRMPADMLIKVARTGIPILTSNAAPTSSGYSVAQKAGITLAGFVRGERFNIYTHPYRILI, encoded by the coding sequence ATGGCAGAAATGTTTAAGAAAGTAAATGCTACACGTATTGATAACGGAATCTCTCAGGTAGAGGAAAAAATCGTTAATGACGAGCAAATCAAAATTATCATAAATGAAACAGTCACTAGAAGTTTCTCCATAAGCCCTAACTCTTTAAAAGAGTTTGCAGTAGGATACTTACTTGGAGAAGGATTGGCTGTATCTGTAGATAATATAACCGAAATAAAGGTTGAGGATTATACCATCAACGTAACTGTTGACCTTGCTGATTTTGATATTAGAAAAGAACTGATCGTGGGATCTGACTGCTTTGGAGGGTGGAGAACCAAAATTGATTATATAAATGAAGTAGATTCAGATTATACTGTTTCCAAAGAAGATATATTTGAAGGATTTAAAAAATTAAAAGAAGAAGCCCATGTATGGCAGGAAACCGGCGGTACTCACATAGCAGGCCTTGTAAATAAAGATACTAATGAATTTATAGGTATAGAAGATGTAAGCCGCCACGTTGCAGTGGATAAAGTTATAGGTGCAAGTGCACTTAAAAAAATAGATTTTTCAAGGAGTTTCCTCGTATACAGCGGAAGAATGCCTGCAGACATGTTAATAAAGGTTGCAAGGACTGGAATTCCAATTTTAACTTCTAATGCTGCCCCCACTTCTTCGGGTTATTCAGTTGCCCAAAAAGCAGGAATAACATTAGCAGGATTTGTCAGGGGAGAACGGTTTAACATATATACACATCCCTACAGGATTTTAATATAA
- a CDS encoding carboxymuconolactone decarboxylase family protein: protein MADELPDHYVSIRERYKEFGNALSDLGRITDQSGPIDHKHSHLIQLAASAAIRSEGAVHSHARRALELGASPEELYHALIIVTSTIGFPNVAAAISWVDDVVMDTK, encoded by the coding sequence ATGGCAGATGAACTTCCAGATCATTATGTAAGTATAAGAGAAAGATATAAAGAATTTGGGAATGCATTAAGTGATTTAGGTAGAATAACAGATCAATCCGGCCCTATAGATCATAAACATTCACATTTAATTCAGCTTGCAGCATCAGCTGCCATAAGATCAGAAGGTGCCGTACACAGCCACGCAAGAAGAGCTCTTGAACTTGGAGCCTCTCCTGAAGAGTTATATCATGCGTTAATTATTGTCACAAGTACTATAGGATTCCCAAATGTAGCTGCAGCCATCTCATGGGTAGATGACGTTGTAATGGATACGAAATAA
- the nuoE gene encoding NADH-quinone oxidoreductase subunit NuoE, whose translation MEDKLNEILSSYKGEKSELIPILQDIQSNYGYLPEDIIVELSNFLKMPESEIYGVATFYSQFRFTPVGKKHIMVCTGTACHVQGAPQILAGIERHLGIKEGEVTTDLEYSLESVGCLGCCALAPCAMVNDEVESHISLKNIKRLFKRKKSKEKASN comes from the coding sequence ATGGAAGACAAATTAAACGAAATTTTATCAAGTTACAAAGGCGAAAAATCAGAATTAATTCCTATTTTACAGGATATCCAGTCTAATTATGGATACCTGCCTGAAGATATAATAGTAGAGCTTTCAAACTTTTTGAAGATGCCTGAAAGCGAAATATATGGAGTTGCAACGTTTTATTCTCAGTTTAGATTTACTCCTGTGGGTAAAAAACATATAATGGTTTGTACAGGGACTGCATGCCACGTACAGGGTGCACCTCAAATATTGGCTGGAATTGAAAGACATTTAGGTATCAAAGAAGGAGAAGTAACCACTGATTTAGAGTATTCTCTTGAATCTGTGGGATGCCTGGGCTGCTGTGCTTTAGCACCATGCGCCATGGTCAATGATGAAGTTGAGTCCCATATATCTTTAAAAAATATTAAAAGGCTTTTTAAAAGGAAAAAAAGTAAAGAAAAAGCAAGTAATTAG